One window from the genome of Gavia stellata isolate bGavSte3 chromosome 10, bGavSte3.hap2, whole genome shotgun sequence encodes:
- the VAMP4 gene encoding vesicle-associated membrane protein 4 isoform X1: MPPKFKRHLNDDEVTGSVKSERRNLLEEDSDEEEDFFLRGPSGPRFGPRNDKIRHVQNQVDEVIDVMQENITKVIERGERLDDLQDKSESLSDNATAFSNRAKQLRRQMWWRGCKMKAIIALVAVILLLVIIVPIVLKYHT, translated from the exons ATGCCTCCGAAATTCAAGCGGCACCTGAACGACGACGAGGTGACGGGCTCGGTGAAGAGCGAGCGG aggAACCTGTTGGAGGAAGATTCGGATGAAGAGGAAGACTTTTTCTT GAGAGGACCTTCTGGACCAAGATTTGGACCCAGGAATGACAAGATCAGGCA TGTCCAGAACCAGGTGGACGAAGTCATCGACGTTATGCAGGAGAACATCACGAAGGTAATTGAAAGAGGCGAGCGGCTGGATGACCTGCAGGATAAATCAG AAAGTTTATCAGACAATGCAACAGCTTTTAGCAACAGAGCCAAGCAGCTTCGGAGACAGATGTGGTGGCGAGGCTGCAAG ATGAAGGCAATCATAGCACTGGTGGCGGTCATTCTTCTGCTTGTGATCATCG TGCCCATAGTCCTGAAGTACCATACCTGA
- the VAMP4 gene encoding vesicle-associated membrane protein 4 isoform X2 gives MPPKFKRHLNDDEVTGSVKSERRNLLEEDSDEEEDFFLGPSGPRFGPRNDKIRHVQNQVDEVIDVMQENITKVIERGERLDDLQDKSESLSDNATAFSNRAKQLRRQMWWRGCKMKAIIALVAVILLLVIIVPIVLKYHT, from the exons ATGCCTCCGAAATTCAAGCGGCACCTGAACGACGACGAGGTGACGGGCTCGGTGAAGAGCGAGCGG aggAACCTGTTGGAGGAAGATTCGGATGAAGAGGAAGACTTTTTCTT AGGACCTTCTGGACCAAGATTTGGACCCAGGAATGACAAGATCAGGCA TGTCCAGAACCAGGTGGACGAAGTCATCGACGTTATGCAGGAGAACATCACGAAGGTAATTGAAAGAGGCGAGCGGCTGGATGACCTGCAGGATAAATCAG AAAGTTTATCAGACAATGCAACAGCTTTTAGCAACAGAGCCAAGCAGCTTCGGAGACAGATGTGGTGGCGAGGCTGCAAG ATGAAGGCAATCATAGCACTGGTGGCGGTCATTCTTCTGCTTGTGATCATCG TGCCCATAGTCCTGAAGTACCATACCTGA
- the MYOC gene encoding myocilin, giving the protein MLGAWLLLWGGLALGCRGETAFLRRADDSTGRCTYSFTVASPVEAACPDAGGVPELRAELANLAARLSRLESRERGTGGSGPRGGEAGGARDPQEAAPAARLEATYGELLRAKARLEEEKGRLEREKEELERRLESSAREITRLRAARCPPGREGPGREVLRAPVKAPRWGPQPLAYQELQSERTEVPASRLLEETALGRPGSEDSGCGELVWVGEPVVFGRAESIAGKYGVWMKDPEPVPPFTRETTWRVDAVGTEVRQLFQYEAAEQLARGYPAKVHILPQPLESTGAVVYRGGLFFQPRRSRAVARYDLRGETVTAEREIPGAGYHGQYPYSWGGYTDIDLAVDETGLWVIYSTEKARGAIVLSKLDPETLEIQQTWETNIRKRGVANSFVICGTLYTVSSYSAPNATINFAYDTATSTSRALSIPFENRFRYLSMVDYNPAERQLFAWDSFNMVTYPVHLSRL; this is encoded by the exons ATGCTGGGggcctggctgctgctctgggggGGCCTGGCCCTGGGCTGCCGGGGCGAGACGGCCTTTCTCCGGCGTGCCGACGACAGCACCGGCCGCTGCACCTACTCCTTCACGGTGGCCAGCCCCGTCGAGGCCGCCTGCCCCGATGCCGGCGGCGTGCCGGAGCTGCGGGCCGAGCTGGCCAACCTCGCTGCCCGCCTGAGCCGGCTGGAGAGCCGGGAACGGGGCACGGGGGGCTCGGGGCCACGGGGAGgcgaggcggggggggcacgggaCCCCCAGGAAGCGGCCCCGGCTGCTCGCCTGGAGGCCACCTATGGCGAGTTGCTGCGGGCCAAGGCccggctggaggaggagaaggggcgGCTGGAGCGGgagaaagaggagctggagaggaggctggagagcagcgcCCGGGAGATCACCCGGCTGCGGGCCgcccgctgcccccccggcaGAGAGGGGCCCGGCCGCGAGGTCCTGCGTGCCCCTGTCAAAG ccccccgctgGGGCCCACAGCCCCTCGCTTACCAGGAGCTGCAGTCGGAGAGGACGGAGGTTCCCGCGTCCCGGCTACTGGAGGAGACCGCGCTCGGCCGCCCGGGGAGCGAGGACTCGG GCTGCGGTGAGCTGGTGTGGGTTGGGGAGCCTGTCGTCTTTGGCCGGGCAGAGTCCATCGCCGGCAAGTACGGCGTGTGGATGAAGGACCCCGAGCCCGTGCCCCCCTTCACACGGGAGACCACCTGGCGCGTGGATGCGGTGGGCACGGAGGTCCGTCAGCTCTTCCAGTACGAGGCGGCTGAGCAGCTGGCCCGGGGCTACCCTGCCAAGGTGCACATCCTGCCGCAGCCCCTGGAGAGCACGGGGGCCGTCGTCTACCGTGGCGGGCTCTTCTTCCAGCCCCGCCGCTCCCGTGCTGTGGCCCGCTACGACCTGCGGGGAGAGACCGTCACGGCCGAGAGGGAGATCCCCGGCGCTGGCTACCACGGGCAGTACCCCTACTCCTGGGGGGGCTACACCGACATCGACTTGGCGGTGGATGAGACAGGGCTCTGGGTGATCTACAGCACCGAGAAGGCCAGGGGGGCCATCGTCCTCTCAAAGCTGGACCCCGAGACTCTGGAAATCCAGCAGACCTGGGAGACCAACATCCGCAAGCGAGGGGTGGCCAACTCCTTCGTCATCTGTGGCACCCTCTACACCGTCAGCAGCTACTCGGCACCCAATGCCACCATCAACTTCGCCTACGACACGGCCACCAGCACCAGCCGGGCCCTCAGCATCCCCTTCGAGAACCGCTTCCGCTACCTCAGCATGGTGGACTATAACCCTGCCGAGCGGCAGCTCTTCGCCTGGGACAGCTTCAACATGGTCACCTACCCCGTCCACCTATCCCGGCTCTGA